In a genomic window of Agarivorans albus:
- a CDS encoding HAD-IIB family hydrolase, producing the protein MQYFAKQLSSTELYTTASSLLVFTDLDGTLLDHDSYSFEAAVPSLNQLKLLKVPVIFNTSKTFMEVLELQKKMALQQPFAIENGSAVCIPADSPIQHEQLSPINVGKQHWKIKTFGPSYPDICQYLSVLRQQHHFRFQGFNDMNLSEVQLNTGLAKYDAQLAKQRMASEPLLWNDSDAQLKVFTEKLAEHNLAVIKGGRFYHVKAKFDKADAMHWFNKIYKDHFQRNFTNIALGDSDNDLSMLEQADIPVVIPRKHSQALVINHPNSCQAPHPGPHGWHQSMQQILHSLLNGA; encoded by the coding sequence ATGCAGTATTTCGCTAAGCAACTATCATCAACAGAGCTATACACCACCGCCAGTAGCTTACTGGTATTTACGGATTTAGATGGCACCTTGTTAGATCATGATAGTTATAGTTTTGAGGCTGCCGTACCCAGTTTAAACCAGTTAAAGCTTCTAAAAGTGCCGGTTATCTTTAATACCAGTAAAACCTTTATGGAAGTATTAGAGCTGCAGAAAAAGATGGCCTTACAACAGCCTTTTGCCATCGAAAACGGCTCAGCCGTTTGTATTCCAGCCGACAGCCCTATTCAACATGAGCAGCTCAGCCCTATTAATGTTGGCAAACAGCATTGGAAAATAAAGACCTTTGGCCCTAGCTACCCCGACATTTGCCAATACCTTAGTGTTTTGCGCCAACAGCACCATTTTCGCTTCCAAGGGTTTAACGACATGAACCTAAGCGAAGTACAGCTTAATACCGGTTTAGCAAAATACGATGCGCAATTGGCCAAGCAAAGAATGGCCTCAGAGCCACTACTTTGGAATGACAGCGATGCGCAACTAAAGGTGTTTACCGAGAAGCTTGCCGAACACAATTTAGCGGTAATAAAAGGGGGTCGCTTTTATCATGTAAAAGCCAAGTTTGATAAAGCCGACGCCATGCACTGGTTTAACAAAATATATAAAGACCATTTTCAGCGCAACTTTACCAACATAGCCCTAGGTGATAGCGATAACGACCTAAGTATGCTGGAACAAGCTGACATTCCAGTAGTGATTCCTCGCAAACACTCTCAAGCACTGGTAATTAACCACCCAAATTCTTGCCAAGCACCCCACCCCGGGCCGCATGGCTGGCATCAATCGATGCAACAAATTTTACATTCCTTACTTAATGGAGCATAA
- a CDS encoding glycosyl transferase, translated as MADFYQNGIVTTLHNLTDRPLEELEQELIAFSKVRPMSLVLPSLFSELERPALATIVEELAKVPYLSEIIIGLDCATEEQFAYAKEYFSGLPQHVRILWNDGPRLRALDAQLAEHNLAPKEPGKGRNVWYCFGYALASGKSKAVGLHDCDIITYDRSMLARLMYPVANPLFNYEFCKGFYARHADGKLNGRVARLLVTPLLKALKKIEGYDDYLEYLDSFRYSLAGEFSMQSDVLNDLRIPSDWGLEIGVLSEIYRNHSTNRICQVDIADVYDHKHQDLSLDNLDAGLAKMATDISKAVIRKLATQGHTFSPGKLRTLKATYYRMALDFIENYHADALINGLTLDRHSEEDAVELFSKAVMQAGETFLENPSATPFIPSWNRVQSAAPDFLERLYEAVEADNC; from the coding sequence ATGGCTGATTTTTATCAAAACGGTATTGTGACTACCTTACATAACTTAACTGATCGTCCACTCGAAGAGTTAGAACAGGAGCTCATAGCGTTTTCAAAAGTTAGACCTATGAGTTTGGTTCTACCTTCGCTATTTTCGGAGCTAGAGCGCCCGGCATTGGCAACCATTGTTGAAGAGTTAGCTAAGGTGCCTTACCTAAGCGAAATCATCATTGGTTTAGACTGTGCCACCGAAGAGCAATTTGCTTACGCAAAAGAATACTTCTCGGGCTTACCGCAGCACGTGCGCATATTGTGGAACGACGGTCCTCGCCTGCGCGCCTTAGACGCCCAACTCGCCGAGCACAACTTAGCCCCTAAAGAACCCGGTAAAGGCAGAAACGTTTGGTATTGTTTTGGTTACGCGCTTGCGTCTGGAAAAAGCAAAGCAGTGGGTCTGCACGACTGTGACATTATCACCTACGACCGAAGCATGTTAGCTCGCCTAATGTACCCGGTAGCCAACCCTCTATTTAACTACGAGTTCTGTAAAGGTTTTTACGCCCGCCATGCCGATGGCAAACTAAATGGCCGTGTGGCTCGCTTACTAGTAACGCCACTATTAAAAGCCTTGAAGAAAATTGAAGGTTATGACGATTACTTAGAATACCTAGATAGCTTCCGTTACTCTTTAGCGGGTGAGTTTTCAATGCAGTCAGACGTATTAAATGACTTGCGCATTCCATCAGACTGGGGTTTAGAGATAGGCGTATTATCTGAAATTTACCGCAATCACTCCACCAACCGAATTTGTCAGGTAGACATTGCAGATGTTTACGACCATAAACACCAAGACTTAAGCCTAGACAACTTAGACGCTGGCTTAGCTAAAATGGCCACCGATATTAGTAAGGCGGTCATTCGTAAGTTAGCAACCCAAGGACATACATTCAGCCCCGGCAAACTACGTACACTAAAAGCTACTTACTACCGTATGGCCTTAGATTTCATTGAAAACTACCATGCAGACGCATTAATCAATGGTTTAACCCTAGATCGCCACTCTGAAGAAGATGCAGTAGAACTGTTTTCTAAAGCGGTAATGCAAGCAGGTGAAACCTTCTTAGAAAATCCTTCTGCCACACCATTCATACCAAGTTGGAACCGAGTACAAAGTGCAGCGCCAGACTTTTTAGAGCGTTTGTACGAAGCTGTTGAAGCTGATAACTGCTAG
- a CDS encoding flagellar brake protein, producing the protein MSKHQITTDRTTIVNTLTKLSPGAMVDIQLSANKLQRIKAKLVGYQEGAYFAFSLPQHIYAQQQDHMFEGKSCVIRMIVEGDAGLCVAFKTKLITINKKPQIMLFVEYPEQIEFIQLRHKSRINTHLPVVISEQQAASVSAEQASSNMLEGVVLDLSEGGCRIELAAPSQSLSMVFVQIILRFPLNPEKPIVLNGTIKSQQQTSDKLRVGIQFDANKQLKAVFNKLNMFNHPSLAA; encoded by the coding sequence TTGAGCAAACATCAAATCACCACTGATAGAACAACCATTGTAAATACCCTAACTAAATTAAGCCCTGGCGCAATGGTCGACATTCAATTGTCGGCAAACAAGCTACAACGTATTAAAGCCAAACTGGTGGGTTATCAAGAAGGTGCTTACTTTGCCTTTTCTTTGCCTCAACACATTTATGCCCAGCAGCAAGACCATATGTTTGAAGGTAAAAGTTGTGTGATAAGAATGATCGTTGAGGGTGATGCAGGCCTGTGTGTCGCCTTTAAAACCAAGCTCATCACCATAAACAAAAAGCCACAAATTATGCTATTTGTTGAATACCCAGAGCAGATCGAGTTTATTCAGCTTCGCCATAAAAGCCGCATTAATACTCACCTACCAGTAGTAATTAGTGAGCAGCAAGCAGCCAGCGTTTCGGCTGAGCAAGCATCCAGCAATATGTTGGAAGGCGTAGTACTAGATTTGTCGGAGGGTGGCTGCCGAATAGAATTAGCAGCGCCATCTCAAAGCTTAAGTATGGTGTTTGTACAAATAATCTTACGTTTCCCACTCAACCCAGAAAAGCCAATAGTGTTAAACGGCACCATTAAAAGCCAGCAGCAAACCAGCGACAAATTGAGAGTGGGCATTCAATTTGATGCCAACAAACAGCTCAAAGCAGTATTCAACAAGCTTAATATGTTTAACCACCCTAGCTTGGCGGCCTAA
- a CDS encoding methyl-accepting chemotaxis protein, whose amino-acid sequence MQLTQQEKHWLPIFGNSGKLAMRKASWLNRKRKPQLKQTFESISSTRVKLLQGWANTQWDFLQDAMFYLATKPLEQQPEVLSQLLSRNSDFSELFIVDSQGKVSASSYKPHTGQIAASKQALEQGLSQQFLHGPYQDPRTLAPGPSSSKFHDQVTLMFYQPLEVNGDVVGCLCGRVPNDVLGDLIQREAGHIYSESGDNYIFMVDANFDPSIKPGTALSRSRFEDNTFSHGENLKSGVSTDWGTVKVAKHTEFEIRFTDPATNELHPGVRETIKNGSNLFIDYPGYSDYRHIPVIGKGITFQLRGSLDRWGMMCEADLEEVYRHRSLSHKLSNKYLISSLFSLVPPLLIAQQFALSINQLAGLLVLFSALSFFGFKQIVAKPLAKRLENMSGVIQTIAEGDGDLKRRLDANKFKPDETGDLGRWINSFIDNLEGVVGGIIYASNEVKQVSSSMLRRCGVVDNCTQQTSNSIDSLLNLAQHQQTDIVKATRSAENLQQVMTDMVENAETEYQHAVENTQEIKRIVEASAKSVNQVNDEMKQIEDIVKLITEITEQTNLLALNAAIEAARAGEHGRGFSVVADEVRNLATRTSDAAKHIGNTMGKLRVKTETAVDYMEQGVKNVDQSSALLDSGSRSDELQQAVESMFTTINMIAGNSERHSETAEQAQVTTSSLELSSQQLTRRTTLVKNSIIRLHQLVERFEVTKAA is encoded by the coding sequence ATGCAATTAACACAACAAGAAAAACACTGGTTACCTATTTTTGGTAACAGCGGAAAGCTAGCTATGCGTAAAGCGAGCTGGTTAAACCGAAAACGAAAGCCACAACTAAAACAAACCTTTGAAAGCATCTCGAGTACACGAGTAAAACTATTACAAGGCTGGGCCAATACCCAATGGGATTTTCTTCAAGATGCTATGTTTTATCTCGCCACCAAACCCTTAGAACAACAACCGGAAGTTCTGTCTCAGTTGCTAAGCCGCAATAGTGACTTCTCTGAACTATTTATTGTTGATTCTCAAGGCAAGGTTAGCGCCAGTAGCTATAAGCCACATACAGGACAAATAGCTGCTAGCAAACAAGCCCTAGAGCAAGGCCTTAGCCAGCAATTTTTGCACGGCCCTTATCAAGATCCACGCACCCTAGCCCCTGGTCCGTCTAGCTCAAAATTTCATGACCAAGTTACCTTAATGTTCTACCAGCCTTTGGAGGTTAACGGTGACGTGGTGGGCTGCTTATGTGGCCGAGTGCCTAACGATGTATTGGGTGATTTAATTCAGCGCGAAGCTGGTCACATATATAGTGAGTCGGGTGACAATTACATTTTCATGGTGGATGCCAATTTTGACCCGAGCATTAAGCCAGGTACCGCATTGTCTCGTTCACGCTTTGAAGACAACACCTTTTCTCATGGGGAAAACTTAAAATCTGGAGTGAGCACCGATTGGGGCACAGTAAAAGTAGCCAAACATACCGAGTTTGAAATCAGATTTACTGATCCAGCCACTAATGAGCTACACCCAGGCGTGAGAGAAACCATCAAAAATGGCAGTAACCTGTTTATCGATTACCCCGGTTATTCGGATTACCGACACATTCCGGTGATTGGTAAAGGCATTACCTTTCAGCTACGCGGTTCACTTGATCGCTGGGGAATGATGTGTGAAGCCGACCTTGAAGAAGTATATCGCCACCGTTCACTAAGCCATAAGTTAAGCAACAAATACTTAATAAGCTCACTGTTTAGCCTTGTACCTCCTCTATTAATTGCTCAACAATTCGCCCTTAGCATTAATCAACTAGCTGGGCTACTGGTGTTATTTTCAGCCCTTAGCTTCTTTGGTTTTAAGCAAATCGTCGCTAAGCCATTGGCTAAACGTTTAGAAAACATGAGTGGGGTGATTCAAACCATTGCCGAAGGTGATGGCGACTTAAAACGTCGCTTAGATGCTAATAAGTTTAAGCCCGACGAAACCGGTGATTTAGGCCGTTGGATTAACAGCTTTATTGATAACCTTGAAGGCGTTGTCGGCGGTATTATTTATGCCTCTAACGAGGTTAAACAGGTGAGCAGCTCTATGTTGCGTCGCTGTGGAGTGGTTGATAACTGTACTCAACAAACCTCCAATTCCATCGACTCACTGCTTAACTTAGCGCAACACCAACAAACCGACATTGTTAAAGCCACTCGGTCTGCCGAGAACCTACAGCAAGTAATGACCGACATGGTTGAAAATGCCGAAACCGAATACCAGCACGCCGTAGAAAATACTCAAGAAATCAAACGCATTGTAGAAGCTTCAGCCAAAAGCGTTAACCAAGTTAACGATGAAATGAAGCAAATCGAAGACATTGTGAAGCTAATTACCGAGATCACCGAGCAAACCAACTTACTGGCGCTAAATGCCGCCATTGAAGCAGCACGCGCCGGTGAACATGGTCGTGGCTTTTCGGTCGTGGCCGACGAAGTGAGAAATCTTGCCACGCGAACTTCAGACGCAGCCAAGCACATTGGCAACACCATGGGTAAACTGCGTGTTAAAACCGAAACGGCTGTCGATTACATGGAGCAAGGCGTTAAAAATGTTGACCAAAGCTCTGCCCTGCTGGACTCTGGCAGCCGTAGCGACGAACTACAACAAGCGGTCGAAAGTATGTTCACTACCATTAATATGATTGCCGGCAACAGTGAACGTCATAGCGAAACTGCCGAGCAGGCTCAAGTGACGACCTCTTCCTTAGAGCTATCATCTCAGCAACTAACTCGCCGAACCACGCTAGTGAAAAACTCAATTATTCGCCTGCATCAACTAGTCGAACGCTTTGAAGTGACAAAAGCCGCATAA
- a CDS encoding outer membrane beta-barrel protein has protein sequence MKKAALIGLSLLAFGANASDAPRDFYVGLNLLPTGTIDIDALSQDLDLGASFAFGKRFDLDGGWLIDGEIEYLYMGSNTMSNNGLSMETTGSGLSLNVKPTYKFSDSGLYLAGLVGVGSYSVELEVRDDQGSIKAEDDGLGFTYGLEAGYDANRFGLALGYKNVAADIDSLSVDYSSFYFGAKYKF, from the coding sequence ATGAAAAAAGCAGCATTAATTGGCCTAAGTTTGTTGGCATTTGGCGCCAATGCATCTGATGCTCCTCGAGATTTTTACGTAGGTCTAAACTTACTTCCTACCGGTACAATTGACATTGACGCTCTGAGTCAAGATCTTGATTTAGGGGCGTCGTTCGCTTTTGGTAAGCGCTTCGATTTGGATGGCGGTTGGCTTATCGACGGCGAAATCGAATACCTATATATGGGAAGCAACACGATGAGTAATAATGGTCTTAGCATGGAAACAACTGGTTCAGGCTTGTCGTTAAATGTAAAACCTACTTACAAGTTTTCAGATAGTGGCTTGTACCTAGCTGGATTGGTCGGTGTAGGCTCATATAGCGTAGAACTTGAAGTTAGAGACGACCAAGGCTCTATTAAAGCTGAAGATGATGGATTAGGTTTTACCTACGGTCTTGAAGCGGGTTACGATGCAAACAGATTCGGTTTAGCGCTAGGCTATAAAAATGTTGCTGCAGATATAGATAGTCTATCAGTTGATTACTCTAGCTTTTATTTTGGCGCTAAATACAAGTTCTAG